The DNA window GCCACATGCGCTCGATGCGTCGTGGTGCCTGAGGTCGCGCGCATGGGAGACGTCCGAGCGCGGTGTCTCTCCGGTGCGAGGCCCGTCGACGGGGTACGCTGAGCACCGGGCCGAGTTGCGCTATGGTCGCGCGATGACGACCGTGACCTTGGGACCCCTGAAGGTCCACACCGTGGGGGGGGCTGACCGAAAGGGAGGGGGAGATGGCCCCGCCATCCTGCTTTGCCACGGATTTGGCGCGCCTGGAGACGATCTCGTGCCGCTCGCGCGTGTGATCGACGCGGGTGAAGGGGTTCGATGGTTTTTCCCCGAGGCGCCGCTCACGGTGAACCTCGGCTACGGGATGAGCGGGCGCGCCTGGTGGCCGCTCGATCTCGCCCTCCTTCAGCAGCAGATGATGGAGGGGCATGCGCGGGATCTGGCGCAGGAGACCCCGCCGGCACTCGCCGAGGCGCGCGCTGCGCTGGAGGCATGCATCGAGGCCCTGGTGACCCACCACGGCGTGAGGAGAGACCGCCTCCTCGTGGGCGGGTTCTCTCAAGGGGCGATGGTCACCACGGAGGTCACACTCCACGCGGAGGAGCCCTTCGCCGGCCTCGCTGTGCTCTCCGGGTCGATTCTGAGCGCGGACCGCTGGCGTGTGGCCTCGAAACGGACGGCGCCAGGCCTGAAGGTCCTGATGACCCATGGACGCGCCGATCCCATCCTGCCTTTCCCGAGCGCAGACGCTCTCCGCGCGCTGCTCACGGACGCGGGGGCCGAGGTGGACTGGCTGCCCCACGCCGGCCAGCATGAAATTCCGCGGGAAGCCCTCCTGCGCCTGGCGTCGTTTGCGCGAGGCTGCTTCCTTTCCGCGACAGGTTAGTCGTACCGCGCGACAGGTTCGCCTCAGTTGTCCGCGTGGTCCTCCGGCCGGGCTGGCCAGAGCCTACGAAACCCGACGGCGAGGAGGCCTCCCTGGTCTTGCTGGACGAGCGCTCCGTAGCGGCACTTCTCCACGAGCAGGCCCTCCCCCAGACCAGCGTCCGTCTGGTACTGGATCCGCTGTCCTTCGCTGAGCGCGCCGAACACGCAAGCGTCTGCGGCGATGGCGGCCAGCTGTCTTGGAACAGGGGGAGGCAGGGGGACGAGGGTATTGCGGTTCGTGCGACGCACGATGCCCGCTCCAGAGGGTGAAGCGCCCGTCGGTGGTCTTTCCAGCCAGACGTCGACCACGTCTCCAGCGGTGAACAGGACGACGCCCGGCAGCTCTTCACCGCCGGGAGTCGTGAGCATCACCAGCTCTCCTGCGCCCGGGCCCGTCGACGCGCGCCCTCCGAGTCGGGCACGCACCTCGTCCGCGGTCGGTCGTCGCGCCGCGCCCGGGGCAGGGGATCCAGGATCGCGCCCCAGGTTGAGCAGCGGGAGTGGCAGCTTGCGGCCCATGGCTGGACCTCAAGCTTAAGCATGCCAGTGCCTCAGCGGTAGGTCTGGCCGGCGAAGCTGCCCTGCGTGGTGGCGGGCTTCGTGACGCCCTGGCTGCTCAGCAGCTCTCGCTCGAGCTTGACCACTTTGTTGTACAGGCCGATGACGAGGAGGCTCGGTGCCCACTGGCCGATGAAGTTCGCCGCTTGCTTTTTGCCTGCGAGCATGAGGCCGGCGGAGGCGGCCATAGCCCCGATCGACAGCGCCAGGTAGGTGCCCGACGGGACTTTGCTGGTCCGCTCCTCGATCTGAGTCGTGATTTTGCCTTCTTCCTTTTTCTGGAACGACGTATCGAACGTGCCCATATCGCAAACCTCCTGGGCGCTGCCGCATTGCGACATCCAGGCCATGCAGGCACCTGCACGAACTGCCCAGCGGTGAGCGAGTGACCTCATTCCTTCCCCCGCTGAGCGCGTCTCTGAGCGGTCGTTCGGGGGGATCTACAGGCCGATCGCTCCGCGGTAGAGCCAGCCCGATTTGCCGCGATGTTCGACCTTGTACCAGTCGTTCTCCCGGCCGATCAGCTTGATGCGGGTGCCGCGCACCAGCCGGAGCACGACGTCACCGTTCTTGGGTCGGCTGCGGACCAGGGCCGTGTCCCACGCGACGTCGGCGGTTCCCGTCGTCCCATCTTCACTGGGAGCGGCCCCCTCTTCACCTTCGGCTGGTTTCGTACCGGCGCTCCCGGCTTCGTCGGGGTGCTTGCCAGGTGGATAGAAGGTCGCGGTGTACGCGAGCGAGTAGCGCGCGTGCTTGTGAGGGATGGCGTCGAGCGCGACGTTGGTGAACTCGCGCGCCGCGCACTGGAGGATGCCGTTGATGGTCGAGGAGGGAAGATTCGACTTCTTCTTCCCCTTCACCACCTGCACTTCGCTCTTATCGAAGTTGATATCAAAGCCGAGCGAGAGCTTTCCCTCCAGCCCGAGCGCCGAGGGGCACTGGGCGAGCTCCTGTAGCTTCGGCAGGGCGACGGCGTCGAACTTCAGCTCTCCGCAGTCATCGACCTTCTTGTTCTTCTTGTCGGCGCAGCGCGTGACAGACCCTGGGCCGACGACCACGAGCTGCTCGTTCTTGCGGCTGGCCTCCGCCGGAGGCGGCGTGGTCTCGGGCGCTGCCGTGTCAGGAGGCGGGGCGAGCGCAGGGGCAGCCGTGGGCGTGGCTTCTGCTTCGGTCTTGCGGCCATCCCCTGGAACGCTCGGCCCGATGCGCACGCCAGCGAGCCGTGGCCAGGCGACGCCGATCACGAAGCCGATCGCGGCGATGACGCCTACCCGCGTCCACACCGGCTGCTCCTCCGCGGGGCGAGGAATCTGCACGGTGACCGGGCGCTCCTTCTTCACGGTCCCCTTCACCATCGCCTGTCGCCTAGCACAGATGCCGCTGGGCTCAGAAATTGTCAGCGTATTCCAGCCGCTTCCAGGAGCGGACGGACCCTGGACTGGGCGATGACGTAGGTCGCCGGGATGCCTTCGCGCCGTGCGTAGTACACCGTGGTGCCACGGATCACGTCGCCGGCTCCCAGGGTGAAGCGGAGCGGCCCCTCCGGAACGTCACCCGGAGACAGGGCGATCTCGACCCGCAGGCGTGGTTTGTCCAGCCCCTGAGCTGCCGTGGGCGCCCCCAGAGACACCGCCTCTTCGGCAAGGAGGCCGTTCAAAGCGTCCCTGACACCGGCCGCCAGCATCGTCGCCTCCGCTCCTTCGTGCAGGGGTCCGCTGGTGAGGCGAAGCCCCCCGGGGCCAGCCGTGACCACGGTGGGAGTCCCACGTTCAGGAGTGAGGGTGATCTGGCGGATGCGGTCCAGGGGCGGCATGAACACCGCTCGGCTGAGCAACAAGCGCGAAGCGGCCGTCTCCAGGGAGGCTGGCGCGACGAAGACCGCAGGGGACTCTCCCGTGCGCGCATAGGCGCCAGACGTCGCCGGTGCGCCGAGTTCCACGCGGATCTCACGGGTCTGGCGGGCAGCGTCGCTGTTGCCGCCTTCGGCATCCTGCTGGATCTCCGCGGTGATGATGGCTCTGGGACGGGCGAGACCATAGCCGTTGCCGGCGTCCGCGCTCACCCAGCGCTGCGCCGAGAGGCCTGCAAGCAGCTCGGCGACGTCCGTCGCGAGCCCGATGTCGGCGACGAGTCCTTCGGCGCTGGGTTCGACGAGATCCCATGCACCCGTGGTCGTGCGCTGCAGCCGTTGCACACGACCGCCCACTTCCAGTCTCAGGGAGCGGATCTGGCTCGTCCGGAACGAGAAGATCTTCAGCGGTCGCACCGCGAGTTCGCTGGGCACGAGCGCTTCGGCTTCGGCGCGTGGGATCTCGAGGATCACGCCGTCCTCGGCCCGACGTACATGGACGAACTCGCCCACGGGAGCGCCGATGTCGAGCGTCTCGATCCGTTCGCCGGGGGTTTGCTGCCCGAAGGCAGGAGGCGTGGAGATGACCTTCAACGTGGCGCGCGGTGACTCCAGACCGCGGGCGTCGCCGGCGGGGATGATGCGAGCTGCCTGCACGTCGACGAGCGACTGGGCGAGCGCACGGCCCGCGTCGCTCGAGACCCTGCGATCTTCGGGGGCACGCTGATGCCACCCAGCGTCCTCGCGCGCGAGATCGAGTGTCTGCGCACCAGCCCAGGTCATCTCCACGATCTCGTCGATTGGTGCGGCGATCGGCCAGAGATCGACGTAGTCGTCCACAGGCCTGGTCAGTGCCTCCAGGACCGATGCAGGAACGCATGCTGCGGCGATCGTGGGCTCACGCCGTACGGCCACCACGAGGGAAGAAGCGGGATCGTCGTTCCCTGAAGGCGCGGCGGAGTCTTCTCCAGGGGGCTGTGCCGCGCGGGGGGTCGACGGTGTGAGCTTGGTGCGCGGGCAGTCTCCGCCCAGCTCGATGATGGCTGGCGCGTCCGCCGCATCGCGAGGCAACAGGGTGAGGGTGACCCTCGGCTTCGCGGATGCGGTGGCTTCGTCGCTGGACAGAAAAACGTCGGCCTGCATTTTCCCGAGAGCGATCAGCGTCCGATCGATGGCTTCGGCCCGCACCCGAGCGGTGCCTTCGGGTGTCGTCCCGTCGAAGCGGAAGCCATCTCCGCGGGTTCCGCCCCAGGGCGCCTTGGTAAACCGCCGGGTTCCACCTTCCCCTTCGAGACGCAGGCCCGAGAGCTGGGTCGAGAGGTAAGGGACGATGCTGCGAGAGCGAAGTCGCTCTATATCCAGATCGAGCGCCGTGGCGAGTTGCTTGGTGACGACGAACGTGCCGCGGCCCGCGACCTCAGCATACATGGCGCCCTGCGGTGTGGGCGCGCTCCCTCCCAGCGTGATGCGCTCACGACGAGCCCCCATGACGAGCTCGACGATGACTCTCGGGGTGCCCAGGCCGAGCGCGCTGGGGTCGGCGGCATCTGCAGAGACGCGACGTTCGGCGGTGGCGAACTCCAGCGTGCCGAGGAGCTGGTCCACCATCTGCTCATCTGCGGGGTGAGTGCGCCCGTCGAGGGTGACCGTCCACGGCTTCTGTCCGATGCTGTCGGGGGGACTGCGGCGAAGGATCGCCGTCTTGCCGCCGGCGGTCAGGGTGAGTTCCGAGATGTCTGCTGGACGCCAGGCTTCGAGGAGGTTCCGCTTGCGACCCTCGGCCTCGTCGGTCGTCACGACATCGCGGTCGACCACGAGCACCACGACGGCCGCGGATGCGGCGAGCAAGACCAGGGTCAGTGTGGTCGCGTGTCGACGCAGCGCGAGCTTCACGACGCGCTCTCCGATGCCCCGGGACGTGCGACGGCGTCATCAGGCTTCGACGACCCGGATGGGGTGGGCTCGTCGGGCTCGGATGGCTTGTTCGTCGCAGGGCCTCTGGGGCGGCGAGCAAGATGGACCGCCACCCCGAGCAGGGCCGCGGCGAGAGGCATGTAGAGCACGACGTAGCGGAAGATCGACGCCAGCGAGCCCTCGCTGATCTTCAAGCCAGCGACGATCGCTGCCTTGTCGGGAATGTCGAGGAGTGCCGGACGTGCCGACAGCCACGAGATGGCGCTGTCCACGAAGACCGCCGTGCCACGAAGCTCGGGGTTCTGCCAGTTGGCACCGAACAGCAGGCTGGGCGAGCTGACCACCACCATCCGTGGCCCGATCGACGAGGAGGAATTCTGCGGCCTGGGCAACTCGACGGCATACCCCACCGTGAGAGGCCCTCGATGATCGCCCTCGGAGGGCTTGGGCGCCGAGGGATCCTTGGCCCAGGCGAAGAAATCGACCATGCCAAAGGCCTTCTCGCTGGTCTCGAGCAGGCTCACCGGTGCCGCGCTGCCAGAGCCGGTGGGCCGGAGCGCGCTGGCGATCGTGAGGACGGGCTCGAGCCCGAGCTTGCGCGCCTGAAGAAGCCCTTCGGTCACCGGGTGGGGTCGCACGATGGGCAGGAATGTCTCCCCGTGGCCCTGCGTGGATCGGTGGGCGGGATCGAGCTCGAAGATGAAATCCTTCTCGAGCCGCACCCCTGCCAGCGAGAGCAGCTCGTCGAGGCCCAGCTCGAGATAGTGGCGATCGTCGCTGTCCGGGACCGGACCGGCCACGACGAGCGCGCTGCCGCCCTGCTCGACGTAGCGGCGCCACGCCGAGACCTCCGCCGTGGGGACGGGGTCGCTGGGCGAGGCGACGATCAGCAACCGGCAGGACGCAAGCTCTTCGGCAGAGGGCGTCCTGGCGCGAACGACGGCGCCTTGATCATCGTCGTGCCCGACCTCTTCACCGAGCTGGACGACCTCGAAGTTGTTCTTGTTGAGGCGATCGCGCAGAGCAGCGAGGCCCATCGTACCGCCCGCCTCGACGGAGCGCTCGGCGTGCCCACCCGTGAAGCAGATGCGCGGACGCTCGGTGGACAGCACGCTCCGGATGGCACCGGTGAGTGCCTGCTCCAGGCGAGGGCGGGAGCGGAGATCTTCCTCATCCTCGACGGCGACGAGATCACGCGCCGTGAGGTAGTGAGGGCGGTCGCCTCGCGCGACGATCACCACGGCATCCGTGATGATCTGACCCTCGTCGGTCTTGCCAGCGACCACCCCGAAGCGCTGCTGGACGGCGAGAAACTCGGCCGGATGGTTGTCGGGGTCGGTGTACTGCACCTGAAGGCGTCTGGTCTCTCCGCTGTAGGCTTCGAGCAGGTGCCGGATCGACAGATTGAGTGGATCGCTGGCGGGCAGAAGTACGTAGACGTTGATCGGCTCCTCGAGCGCTCTCAGCGTCTGCACGGTGGCATCGCTCAGGGTGTACAGGCCGCCCCGCGTCCAGTCCCATCGCTTGTAGTGCCGGGAGGCGAGCACGTTGACCAGCACCGCGAGCACCATCGCGGCGATGATGCCGGCGCTCGCGGAGAGCTTGGTCAGCAACGGCGTACCGTGTCGGGCGTGAGACGTGCGCTCGGACATCACCCCCACCTCCAGGCATCGACCGCGCGCACCGTGATGAACAAGGGAAGCGCGATGAGCGTCGCATCGAACGTGAGACGACGCAGGTCGACGATCCCCCTAGAAAAGTCATTCATCTGAGTCCACACCGAGAGGTACGCGCACAGATCGTGGACCGGGCCGCTGGGGACGATGAACTCCCCGATCCCGAGCATGAACAGCGCAACCAGTGTCATGGTGCTGAGCCCCGCGGCGAGCACCTGGCTGCTCGACATGGCAGAGGTCATCGTGCCGATCGCGAGATAGCCTCCGCCCACCAGGATGAGCCCCAGGTACGAGGCCCCCACCACACGCCAATCGACCTCGCCCGTCTGCTGGATGAGCACCAGGTAGAGCAGCGTTGGCGCCCACATGACGATGTACGTCACCAGGGCCGCGAGGTACTTGGCGAGCACGACGCCGGTCGTCCCCACCGGAGCCGTGAGCAGCGCCTCGATGGTCCCGCTCCGTCGCTCCTCGGCGAAGAGCCGCATAGTGAGCAGCGGACAGATGAAGAGGAGTGGCAGGTAAAGAAAGATCGTCTGTCCGAAGAAGCTCTGCACTGGCCCACCATCGGCTGCGAGATCGGCCTGGTTGGCGAAGTGAGTGACGATCAGGAAGAAATGCAGGCCTTGTACGACCAGGAAGGCCGTGAGCAGCACCCAGGCCAGGGGCGTGACGAAGAGCGAGAACAGCTCTCGCTTGAAGATGGGCCAGAAGCCTCTCATCGCTTCCCCTTTTTGCTCTTCCGGGGAGGCGTCGGCGTCCCAGGCACGCTCCCCGTGGACGCGCCTGGCTCGTGCGGGAGCGCTGCGTGAGTAGATTCGCCTCGTGTCAGCTCGGAGAAGACCTGCTCGAGCGACTCCGCACGATGGGAGATGGAGCGGATGCCGATGTCGGCTCCCACGAGTGCGCGCACCACGGCTTCGGTGACCTCACCCGCATCCACCTCTTGATCGAGCTCGACCTCGACACTCCCGGTGGCGTCGTCGCTGAATGCTGACGGCGTGAGCACGGTACGCACGCCCGTGACGGCGCGCGCTGCTGCAACCGCTCGCTCCGTGTCACCCCTGACGGCGAGGCACACGGCGGGTGGGCGACGCATCGCACGGATCTCGTCGATGGTCCCCTCGGCCACCAGACGTCCCCGGGAGATGACGATCGCGCGGGAACAGGTCGCTTCGACTTCCGAAAGGATATGCGTCGACAGCAGCACGGTGCGGTCGTCACCCAAGCGCCGGATCAGCGCGCGAACCTCGCGGATCTGGTTCGGATCGAGCCCTGCGGTGGGCTCGTCCAGGATGAGCAGGGGAGGGTCGCTCACGAGCGCATCTGCAAGGCCGACGCGCTGACGATACCCCTTGGAGAGGTGGCCGATCGGGGTGCTTGCGACGTGCTCGACGCCTGCGTCCCGCATCGCCCGTTCCACTGCACTGCGGCGAGCGGCACGCGGCACCAGCTTCAGCTCGGCGCGGAACGTGAGATACTCGGAGACGCGCATCTCCGGGTACAGCGGTGAGGTCTCGGGCATGTAGCCGAGCGCCGCTCGCGCTTTCAGTGGATCGTCGACGAGATCGTGCCCCGCGACGCTGACCCGCCCGCTCGTCGCACCCAGGAAGCCTGCGAGGATGCGCAGGGTGGTGCTCTTGCCGGCACCATTGGGGCCAAGGAATCCTACAATCTCACCCCGGTCGACCTTGAAGCTGATGTCGTCGACCGCCAGGTGGGTGCCGTACCGTTTGGAGAGGTGCTCGACCTCGATCATGGGTTCCGGGGCCTGGGGCGACGCAGGCTCATCCAGCGAAAGCCCTCTGGCGTTGCGCAACGGCTTAGCGCACCCTCCGGAGCAAAGGAAGCGGCCCTCTCGGACACCACCTCCTTCCATCCCCGAGTGTATCGGGGCATAACCCAGCGTTTCCTGGCGTCTAGCCAGGGTCGGGACTCTCTGATAACCCTCGCCCGGCGTTCGGGCAAAACCGATGGATCAAGCGCTTCTTCGTTCGTATTTCTCCACGATCTACGAGTTGCCGACCGCGAATGGCCCACTGCGGGCCTCGCTCGACGGCGAGATCGTCCAGGATCAGTCGTTGCTGCCCGAGCTGCTCAACCGGAAGTTCGCCGTGCTCACGGCCTACAATCCCCGGTCGATGCTGATCCCCCGGCGCGTCAACGATCAGCGCCACATGGTCCTGCGCGACCTGCTGATCCTCGGCTGCTACCGGGTCGAACCTTGCGTGGGTTCCGAGGCGGAGCCGGAGGGCGTGTGGCGTGAGCCTGCGTGGCTCGTCCACGGGATGGATCGGGACGAGGCCATCTCGTTTGGCCGTGTGTTCCGGCAAAACACCGTCGTTTTCGCACAGAATGGCCGGCCAGAGCTGATCATCACCGATCCGACGGCCGATGACATCGGAAGAACTTTTCAAGGGAACTGGCGGGTTCGCGCCTGACCGCATGCCCTGCGCAGGGCAGGACGGCAGCCTGTCGCGAAATATCGTTTCATCCCGAACCACTTCGCGGCTAAGCGAAGGTGCGCGCGATCCATATCCAGGAGAGGACAGCAGAATGCGGGATCAGGTCATCAAGGCGGCGCTCCTCGTCGGGGCCGGGCTCCTCGCCCTCGTGACCGGCTGTGGGCAGAACAAGATCTCCGAGTGCAATGCCCTCATCGAGGTCATCAACAAAGGCGTTCAGAGCCTCGAGAAGGGCCAGAAGGCCAACCCGGACCCCACCGGTGCTGCCGACCTGAAGGTGATGGCCGACGCCATGGAGAAAGTGGCGGCGGATGCCGCGGTGGTGAAGCTGACCCTCCCGGAACTGCAGAAGTTCTCGACCGACTATCAGGGCATGGCCAGAGAGGTCTCCAAGGCAGCGCGCGACATGGCAGCTGCCGCCGAGGCGAAGGACCCGGACAAGATCAACGTCGCGCAGGCCGCGATGGAGAAGGCCGTCAAGCAAGAGGACCCTCTCGTCGACGGCATCAACAAGTTCTGTCAGGCGCCCTGAGGCGCGCCGCGCCATCTCTTCCGACGGAGGAGGCTACGCCAGGAGAGCCTCCTCCGCACGTCGTGCTTCAAGCGATGAAACGGTAACCAACGCCGCGTACCGTGATGATGTGTCGCGGTGCGGCGGGGTTCTCCTCCAGCTTGCTTCGTAGCTGGAGGATGAAATTGTCGATGGTTCGCGTGGTCCCGTGGTGAGCCGGTCCCCAGACGCGCGCCTGGATCTGCTCTCGTGACAGCACGCGGCCGGACGACTCGACGAGACAGAGGAGCACGTCGAACTCGGTGGCCGTCAGCTCCACCAGCGTCCCCCCTCGCCGCACTTCCCGCGTGTCGCGGTTGATCTCCACCTCACCCGAGCGGAGCATCGAGCCGTCCGGCCTGGCGATGGCATCGCGGCGCAACACGGCCTTCACGCGAGCGAGCATCTCGGCGAGTCCAAACGGCTTGGTGATGTAGTCCTCGGCGCCGAGCTCCAGGCCCATCACCTTGTCCATTTCGGCACCCCGCGCCGACAGCAGGATGACCGGAAGCACATGACCTTCGGCGCGGAGGATGCGCAGCAGCTCGAAGCCATTCAGCCGTGGCAACATCAGGTCGAGGATCAGGAGATCGAAGTCATTCGACCGGGCCAGGGACAGGCCCTGCTCTCCGTCCTTGGCCACGGTGACCTGGTAGCCCTCGGCCTGCAGGTTCATCTCGAGCCCCATGGCGATGCTGTCGTCGTCTTCGACGACGAGGAGCCTACGCGCCGACGCGAGCCTGCGAGCCGTGGTGTCGTTGAAGACGTTCCCTCGCTCGGATCCAGCGATGCGGCGGCTGGGGTTCACGCTTGTCACGGCGGCTTCGTCTCCGTCTCCCTGGGTCGGGTGCTTCATGCGGGCTGGCTTCCTGTGACGGCCTGGGATCGTGATGAGAGCTTGCTGGGCAAGATCAACGTGAAGGTACTGCCCTTCCCCGGTTCGCTGTCGACCGTGATCCTGCCGCGGTGTGCTCTCATCACGTGCCGCACGATCGAGAGCCCGAGGCCAGAACCTTCTTGCTGCCTCGCGAGGAGGTCGTCGACGCGGTAAAATTTCTCGAAGATTCGCTTGTGTTCGCGGCGTGCGATCCCCTTGCCATTGTCGCGAACCGAGATCGATACGCCCTTGGGGATGGCCACCACGTTCACGCCGATCCACCGCGGTGAACCCCCGTACTTGTAGGCGTTCGACAGCAGGTTCACGAGCGAGTCGACGATGGCGCTCTTGTCGCACGAGACCTTGGGGATACTGGCGTCGATGGAGATCTCGAGTTCGACGTCCCGTCTCTCGCGCGTGGGCTCGAAGGCCTTGATGGCCTCGTCGATGATCTCGTGGATATGGTACTCACCCAGCTCGTAGATGCGTCGGCCGCTCTCCATGCGGCCCCAGTCGAGCAGGCGATCGATGAGCTGCTGGAGCCGAGAGCTCTCCTTCGTCAGCGCCTCGATGCACCTGTCCTCGCTGAGAGGATCCCCCCGCCGCAGCTGCAGGGTCTCGGTGAACATCCGGATCGAGGTGAGCGGCGTCCTGAGCTCATGCGAGACCTTCGAGACGAAATCGGCCTGAAGCTCGGACAAATTGCGTTCTCGGCGGAGAAACACCCAGACCAGGATCACACCGGTCGCCAGCGTCCCGCAGAACGTCAGCACCAGGATCCCCATCAGCAGGTTGTACTGCGCCTCGCCAAGCACGAGGAGGAGGAACCCCACGGCGCTGAGCAGCACGCCGGGGACGATCACCAGGTAGACGAGCAGCTGGATGATCCGGCGGTAGCCGAGCGTGGTGAGGTCGCGCCGAGGCCTGACCGCCATGTCCGTGCTCTTAGGCGTCGATCCGGTCGATGACCAGAGGAGAATCCGGGGCAGGGGAGGGGCCGAGCTGGAACGCCGCCTTGACCCGCTCCTGGATTCCCTCTCCGTCCGTCCGGCGACGGGCATGGATGTGGCAGAGCGGCTGCCCGCGCGTGACGCGAGTTCCCATCGGCGCGAGCAGCGTGAGGCCCACCGCTGGATCCACCTTCTGATCGGCACGCGTGCGACCGGCACCCAGCGCAACGGCGGAGAGCCCGATCTCGAGCGGATCGATGGCCACCACGTACCCATCCTGCTCGGCCGTGATCTCGAGCTTCTCGGGCGCCTCGGGGAGGCGGTCCGGGTGGTCGACCACCTTCGGATCCCCGCGCTGCGCTTCGATCATGCGGCGCAGCACCTCGGCCGCGGCGCCACTGGTGATCGCGCGCTCGAGGTGCGGGCGAGCCTCGGCGGCGGTCGGCGCCACGCCGCCGGCGACCAGCATCTCCTCTCCGAGGGCCAGCGTGCACGCGACGAGGTCTCTGGGGCCTCGACCATGCAGCACCTCGATGGCCTCTCGCGTCTCCAGCGCGTTGCCGACGGTGTGGCCGAGTGGCGCGTTCATGTCGGTGAGCAGCGCCGTGACCCGCTTTCCAGCCAGCGTCCCCACCCGCACCAGTGCCTTCGCGAGCGCCCGCGCATCGGCTTCCGTCTTCATGAATGCACCACGCCCGACCTTCACATCGAGGACCAGCGCATCGATCCCCTCGGCTAGCTTCTTCGAGAGAATGCTCGCCACGATGAGAGGGATCGACTCCACCGTGGCCGTCACATCTCGGAGCGCGTACATCCTGCGATCGGCAGGTGCGATGCGATCGGTCTGACCGATCATGCACGTCCCCACCTCACGGACCGTGCGTGTGAAAGCCTCGACGTCGAGTCGCACATCGAAGCCAGCGATGGCCTCCAGCTTGTCGAGCGTACCGCCGCTATGGCCGAGGCCCCGCCCGGACACCATGGGCACCGGAACACCGCACGCCGCCACGAGAGGAGCGAGGCAGATCGACACCTTGTCGCCGACCCCCCCGGTCGAGTGCTTGTCGACTTTGATCCCGGGGACGCTCGACAGATCGATGACATCACCCGAGTGGAGCATCGCCCGGGTGAGCGCCACGATTTCGTCCTCCTCCATACCGCGCAGGAAGACCGACATGAGCCACGCGCTCATCTGGTAGT is part of the Chondromyces crocatus genome and encodes:
- a CDS encoding ABC transporter permease; protein product: MRGFWPIFKRELFSLFVTPLAWVLLTAFLVVQGLHFFLIVTHFANQADLAADGGPVQSFFGQTIFLYLPLLFICPLLTMRLFAEERRSGTIEALLTAPVGTTGVVLAKYLAALVTYIVMWAPTLLYLVLIQQTGEVDWRVVGASYLGLILVGGGYLAIGTMTSAMSSSQVLAAGLSTMTLVALFMLGIGEFIVPSGPVHDLCAYLSVWTQMNDFSRGIVDLRRLTFDATLIALPLFITVRAVDAWRWG
- a CDS encoding GldG family protein, with protein sequence MSERTSHARHGTPLLTKLSASAGIIAAMVLAVLVNVLASRHYKRWDWTRGGLYTLSDATVQTLRALEEPINVYVLLPASDPLNLSIRHLLEAYSGETRRLQVQYTDPDNHPAEFLAVQQRFGVVAGKTDEGQIITDAVVIVARGDRPHYLTARDLVAVEDEEDLRSRPRLEQALTGAIRSVLSTERPRICFTGGHAERSVEAGGTMGLAALRDRLNKNNFEVVQLGEEVGHDDDQGAVVRARTPSAEELASCRLLIVASPSDPVPTAEVSAWRRYVEQGGSALVVAGPVPDSDDRHYLELGLDELLSLAGVRLEKDFIFELDPAHRSTQGHGETFLPIVRPHPVTEGLLQARKLGLEPVLTIASALRPTGSGSAAPVSLLETSEKAFGMVDFFAWAKDPSAPKPSEGDHRGPLTVGYAVELPRPQNSSSSIGPRMVVVSSPSLLFGANWQNPELRGTAVFVDSAISWLSARPALLDIPDKAAIVAGLKISEGSLASIFRYVVLYMPLAAALLGVAVHLARRPRGPATNKPSEPDEPTPSGSSKPDDAVARPGASESAS
- a CDS encoding SH3 domain-containing protein; this encodes MVKGTVKKERPVTVQIPRPAEEQPVWTRVGVIAAIGFVIGVAWPRLAGVRIGPSVPGDGRKTEAEATPTAAPALAPPPDTAAPETTPPPAEASRKNEQLVVVGPGSVTRCADKKNKKVDDCGELKFDAVALPKLQELAQCPSALGLEGKLSLGFDINFDKSEVQVVKGKKKSNLPSSTINGILQCAAREFTNVALDAIPHKHARYSLAYTATFYPPGKHPDEAGSAGTKPAEGEEGAAPSEDGTTGTADVAWDTALVRSRPKNGDVVLRLVRGTRIKLIGRENDWYKVEHRGKSGWLYRGAIGL
- a CDS encoding DUF4340 domain-containing protein, whose amino-acid sequence is MKLALRRHATTLTLVLLAASAAVVVLVVDRDVVTTDEAEGRKRNLLEAWRPADISELTLTAGGKTAILRRSPPDSIGQKPWTVTLDGRTHPADEQMVDQLLGTLEFATAERRVSADAADPSALGLGTPRVIVELVMGARRERITLGGSAPTPQGAMYAEVAGRGTFVVTKQLATALDLDIERLRSRSIVPYLSTQLSGLRLEGEGGTRRFTKAPWGGTRGDGFRFDGTTPEGTARVRAEAIDRTLIALGKMQADVFLSSDEATASAKPRVTLTLLPRDAADAPAIIELGGDCPRTKLTPSTPRAAQPPGEDSAAPSGNDDPASSLVVAVRREPTIAAACVPASVLEALTRPVDDYVDLWPIAAPIDEIVEMTWAGAQTLDLAREDAGWHQRAPEDRRVSSDAGRALAQSLVDVQAARIIPAGDARGLESPRATLKVISTPPAFGQQTPGERIETLDIGAPVGEFVHVRRAEDGVILEIPRAEAEALVPSELAVRPLKIFSFRTSQIRSLRLEVGGRVQRLQRTTTGAWDLVEPSAEGLVADIGLATDVAELLAGLSAQRWVSADAGNGYGLARPRAIITAEIQQDAEGGNSDAARQTREIRVELGAPATSGAYARTGESPAVFVAPASLETAASRLLLSRAVFMPPLDRIRQITLTPERGTPTVVTAGPGGLRLTSGPLHEGAEATMLAAGVRDALNGLLAEEAVSLGAPTAAQGLDKPRLRVEIALSPGDVPEGPLRFTLGAGDVIRGTTVYYARREGIPATYVIAQSRVRPLLEAAGIR
- a CDS encoding ABC transporter ATP-binding protein, with the translated sequence MIEVEHLSKRYGTHLAVDDISFKVDRGEIVGFLGPNGAGKSTTLRILAGFLGATSGRVSVAGHDLVDDPLKARAALGYMPETSPLYPEMRVSEYLTFRAELKLVPRAARRSAVERAMRDAGVEHVASTPIGHLSKGYRQRVGLADALVSDPPLLILDEPTAGLDPNQIREVRALIRRLGDDRTVLLSTHILSEVEATCSRAIVISRGRLVAEGTIDEIRAMRRPPAVCLAVRGDTERAVAAARAVTGVRTVLTPSAFSDDATGSVEVELDQEVDAGEVTEAVVRALVGADIGIRSISHRAESLEQVFSELTRGESTHAALPHEPGASTGSVPGTPTPPRKSKKGKR
- a CDS encoding DUF3293 domain-containing protein, with the translated sequence MDQALLRSYFSTIYELPTANGPLRASLDGEIVQDQSLLPELLNRKFAVLTAYNPRSMLIPRRVNDQRHMVLRDLLILGCYRVEPCVGSEAEPEGVWREPAWLVHGMDRDEAISFGRVFRQNTVVFAQNGRPELIITDPTADDIGRTFQGNWRVRA
- a CDS encoding alpha/beta hydrolase — translated: MTTVTLGPLKVHTVGGADRKGGGDGPAILLCHGFGAPGDDLVPLARVIDAGEGVRWFFPEAPLTVNLGYGMSGRAWWPLDLALLQQQMMEGHARDLAQETPPALAEARAALEACIEALVTHHGVRRDRLLVGGFSQGAMVTTEVTLHAEEPFAGLAVLSGSILSADRWRVASKRTAPGLKVLMTHGRADPILPFPSADALRALLTDAGAEVDWLPHAGQHEIPREALLRLASFARGCFLSATG